From Mastacembelus armatus chromosome 9, fMasArm1.2, whole genome shotgun sequence:
GCTTGCCAAGAACATTTTGTACATTTAGCAGGACATATAATGTGATGTCTTGTTGCTAGAGAAACCCATAACCAAGTCAGCTGCTTGCGAGTTGGAGCCATTATTTGatactgtgtatttatatgAATGGAACATGCATGATGTCTGTGTTCTCAAAAGCCTATTTATTATGTTTACCACCACTTTCTGGTTTTAAGTTATTGTCAAAAAGGGATTAATCCATTTTGTACTGTTTCTAATGAGAAGTGAGTGTACTTCTCCacatataaaatatgaacaaataaATGCTGCATGCAGCCAGATCTAATGGaagaaaatatgcttttatttcatctgaCATCTTCAAATCATACCACAGTTCATttacacttttcattttaatcaggGTGCTATTCTTTATCTACCACTAAAGCAACTGTttcacattttgggaaatattatttgctttctttttgaGAGTACCTGCGCCACTCAGGTATCATGATTTAAATACTACTTCAGGTGGATAGTGTGCTACTAGATCCTTTCTTTGAGAAAATACCGCACCAGAGTATAAGTCGCGTTGagcaaaaacatatatgtcacatttctaattatactaattgtAGTTTAAATTAGTCTATAAAGATTGTAGGCATatcaacaagcagaagtgcacgaccaaattcattcatgtgtcaagtaacgttaaacaaaataaacaactgcaGCCTGACAAGCGTCATTCATCAAAAAGCTTCAGCACAATGACCACAAGAGGGAGTGCTAGCCTTAACTCAACTTTTAGTCAAATTCTAGACTGTTGTACGACATTTCCCcgcatattttcatttaaaggttTGTCTACTTCGCTTTAGCCAAATAACCAGAAGAAAACAGACCGGGCTActctgcctctgattggctggtgcGGGAGCGCTCAGGAGACGTGTGGACGGATCCCGCAAGAGGACAAACTACTCTTTGGAGGGAAATCGTATGGAACCCCAAATGAAGCCTGGCAGCTACACTTTAGAAAAAAgccgcaaaaaaaaaaaaagaaaaaaaccgCAACCCGCGACTATCGAAATTCGTAAGTAACTTTACGGGAAAAAAGCCCAAAGTCGCTTATAATAAGCGGACTTGGCAACGAGGGCTGTGCCTGACTGTCCACCCTAGTCCCCTATATAGGCccctatgtgtgtgtatatacggGCAGAATAGACCGTCATGCATTGCGTGGATGAAAAAATGGGATGAAAAAATGGGGGACACGCCCAAAAGTTATACATGTAGATTCAAGATTGTTGCTGAAGATTCTGAACAGATGGTTAGGttatacattttaagaaaacatttagagtgatataaattaatttttatcaataaattattaaaataatacttAAAATTagtttgaaacaggaagtgacgtCTACGTGCGCCGGCGGCCCGTATTAGGTCATAATCGgcgacagaaaaaaaagtagtgGGTGAGTTTTCGAAAGTGTTAAATAATTCAGTCCGCTATAGAGTTCACTGTGTAGTGCTGAATTAAAGAGTGACTGAGAAGTTAGGGTGGATATTCTTCATTCGTTCACAGCGTATGTCTGAATGTCGACAACCATTGACGGTGTATACGAGGGTGCTTATAAAACGTGACGTCACTATGACGTTACGCACGAGATTGACGCAAATTCAGTCGCCATTTCCGGCCGTTGTAGACGTTGCCATGTTGCGCTTGTGGAGCCGGAAGTACCATATTTGAACAGTAAAGCAAGGCCAGAGAACGTCCCCACGGCgaccactgagccaatcagcagcgagCTTGTTTAACGTAACGGAGACAGCGGCTACAGCTACGACGGTTACAATCTGATCTGACATTAGCCATAAGACTCAGCCTGAGGataaatatcaatatctgtTATACATAATCAATTCTACGTCGACAATCTGTGTATGGTAAAGCAACGAGGCGACGTGGTTTAAAGGAGGCACGTGATTGGTTAGATATTTATCTTAATATCTTATGTTACGGAGCAAATactgacataaaaaaatagGAATATTAAGAGCGTGTTCAAACAAAGACGAAGAAGTCACAATGATCactgtggcaacaatagtgACTTGGAAATTGGCGCTGATATTTGAATGGAAATCAATGGGAGCCAGAGCTTGTTGGAGCCAGCGGCTTCCTCCACTGCTCTGtccagactttattacctgcagcttgaAATCTGCAGTGTAGCTGTTTCCTTTGCGCAGCATTTAACTTGTGTTAAAgttaggagttagagtttagcatgaacataatcGTTTTTATCGTCAACTGAGCCCAGAGTGCCGCGTAAAGCTGGTGACGACTCgaaaaaatgactgtaaatatgcaCATAAACGTCGCTTCCTtgtataagtcgcaggacaagccagaggagtaaaaaaaaatgcgACTTATATTCCGGAAAATACGGTACTTCATCCACCACTTCCTCATTCAAAGGCAGATAAACAATGATGGAGCAGTTGCACAGAGATGCCTTCAACATACTGAATCTTTGAACCGAACAAACtggcagcagagaagaaaacaaaataacacaacttTGTAAAAACACTCAATTGCAATTCAAAGTCTGACATTCAAAACGCTAcataagtaaaagtataaaggtattatcaggaaaaataaaagctaactGAAGTAGCTGATAAAAAGGTGCcacaataaaactacaaaactcGCTGTGATGTATGTGATGTACAGATTTCCTCAGCTAATGTGCCTCTTTCCTAACGCTTGTCCACGTGTATCTGCTTCCACCTCTCCCGGGTCCAGCGGCCATTGTTCTGTACAACTTCGTGCAGCAGGTCCATGAAGGCGAACTCGTTACCCGACAGGAGCGTCTCATCGTCAGGCGAGGCGCCACCAGAGGGCCCCTTGGAGCCAGTGCTCCCTGTGGCCGGCTTTGGCTCATTTCTCTGTTCTGCCTTGTTGCTGCTCTTTTTGATGGATTTGTTTGCAGGTTCCAGGTCTGGATTATCACCAGGTTTTTTCTGATTCAGCGTTTTGGTTTCACTCTCAGTAGCTGGGTCATGGATCACTTCCTCCTGTATCTCCTCTTGGGTTTGAGCCTCACTGACAGAAGTGGTCTTCTTCTTTGGTTTTGAAGACTGAGTGTGTTTCGTTGCAGGAGAAGCATTCGTTGGAGCAGGTTGCAAATCTTCTGTTTGATTTCTCTGGATTTCGTCTTCCATTTGGCCCTGAGCAGGTCCACAGGGATGCTCCACTTTGTTCACGCTCTTCTTCGCTTCATTCAAGAACTTGAGACGTTCATTTTCTGCCCAAACCGTGAAGACATcagtcctcctctcctctccctcctgcaTTTTACACCTTGCCTGCCACTGAGTTGCAGTCGGAGGCCAGGTGGAGATCCTGGCCATAAAAGTAAGTGATCTGTGACCTGATGTGTCACTGGAGTGTTTGTTGAGCTCATCAGGGTTTGTACCAATGCTCAGATAAGGTACGGTCTCAGTGTTGACTGTACCACAGTGGGGGTTTTCATCTCCATTTCTACCATCaccttgtttttcttgtttctccaTGATGGCGTTAGTGTTTGAGAGACTTTCTGCTCCTTCAGTTCCATGTGCcagtctttgttttccttcagctTGGATTTCTGTGCCTTCTGATTGACCTTGCGTCTCTTTCTGAAAAGTAACATCATCTTTCACACAAACAGGAGATGTCAAAAGAACAGCATTAGCTGATTTAGCTCTGACTCCAGTAAAATGCCTCCTCCAAGCCATCTCTGGGTGTCTCTCCTCAGAGTGTCCATGACTCCATCCACCGTCTTCTTCCATCATGTTTCCTTCTTCTTTTGGACGTGCAGGtatcacagttttgttttggtgtttccttcTGTGCAGCACCACCAGGAAGCACACCACAAACAACAGCACACAGAGGGCAGCTGCACAGGAGCACATTGTCAGAAATATTATTCTTATTCCTCTGATAATAGTCTCAGCGCAGTATTTATCAAACTGAAGTTAGCTGAGGAAAAATGAAACCTACCTATCACAACAACGAGTGTGGAGACAGTATTTGTCTCTGACGGTGGTTCTGAGTTCACACAGGTTTCTACAACCAACAACAGATGATGAAATTCTAATATAGTGtcaatttttactttttgtattttagatTTTCCAATATCAATATACCAAAATTAATCCAACATACCAGTGACTCCAGTATGTGTTATGCTGCCAGTAGGTTTGGGGTGAACAAAGGTTTCTGTCCTCGATGGTGGTGATGGAGGTGAAGTCAAATAAGTCACTAGAGAGAACAGCAAAATGCTCAAAAACCTCCAAAGCCACAGTTTAGTAAACACATTAATGGTAACATTTCAAAAGTCTCATAACTAATTCAGGGTTTCATTTATCATGGTGCATGATCTGGGTCAAAATGTTCAGGATGACTCAAGTGTGGGCAGTTCATCTAAATGTAgttttcagtgtatttatgtttaattagaagtataataatttaaatgaaatcaaCCATTAAAGACAAGTCTGCCATAtcaaatatatactgtacattttgatttttaaaaatcactttgaATCTACTAATGGAGGCCATGAGATGAGGCTGAAAGCTCCAGTGAGTGGAGCTTGTTGCTACATGTCTGTCAAACTTTCTTTCTAAGGTCAATAATCAATCTTCAAGATTTAAAAGCATAAGTTGAAAATTTTGCAGGAAAAGTCATAGTGTTAATACCAATAACAGAAAGATTAATAGTGATTTTAATTGTGAAATAAttcaaaagaatgaaaatattacGACATTGTTATTAAAACCTCAGTTTTCCCATAACAGGAGCCATAAACCTTTGTTTCATGTTCCACATTTGAGGAAAACTGGATGAAATTTAGGGGgaattgttcttttttttacataaaactgCAGAAGTGGAAAATCCATTCAGTACAATAGAAGGTAAAAACTAAATTTGGCTTTGTGGCCTCACAGTTGAGAAATATAGCATGTCCCTATAAT
This genomic window contains:
- the LOC113138349 gene encoding uncharacterized protein LOC113138349 isoform X3, with the translated sequence MVTTTVVAAVTLLLVNVQTGQSCVGEGHILICRDIPSYFSPGYSTLLIHLNNMGEINSTVFRSNNLSSVTRLRIDSAGVTRIAEGAFISFQNLTTLSLQANRVTQINPKWFGQRGVLTELILTDNHIEDLNELMLKGLSSLTKLSLNKNRIRSIGQNSFRSQTNLAELDLSENRMVWVSPEVFRSLSSPKIRLHGNPWNCLCETEDFVASLKDLWSRFVLDRETEVTCENPPSLRGRPVWNVTVCVTPPTPRPPSGTLHPNPTDGLTTSSTSSVTYLTSPPSPPSRTETFVHPKPTGSITHTGVTETCVNSEPPSETNTVSTLVVVIAALCVLLFVVCFLVVLHRRKHQNKTVIPARPKEEGNMMEEDGGWSHGHSEERHPEMAWRRHFTGVRAKSANAVLLTSPVCVKDDVTFQKETQGQSEGTEIQAEGKQRLAHGTEGAESLSNTNAIMEKQEKQGDGRNGDENPHCGTVNTETVPYLSIGTNPDELNKHSSDTSGHRSLTFMARISTWPPTATQWQARCKMQEGEERRTDVFTVWAENERLKFLNEAKKSVNKVEHPCGPAQGQMEDEIQRNQTEDLQPAPTNASPATKHTQSSKPKKKTTSVSEAQTQEEIQEEVIHDPATESETKTLNQKKPGDNPDLEPANKSIKKSSNKAEQRNEPKPATGSTGSKGPSGGASPDDETLLSGNEFAFMDLLHEVVQNNGRWTRERWKQIHVDKR
- the LOC113138349 gene encoding uncharacterized protein LOC113138349 isoform X2 translates to MVTTTVVAAVTLLLVNVQTGQSCVGEGHILICRDIPSYFSPGYSTLLIHLNNMGEINSTVFRSNNLSSVTRLRIDSAGVTRIAEGAFISFQNLTTLSLQANRVTQINPKWFGQRGVLTELILTDNHIEDLNELMLKGLSSLTKLSLNKNRIRSIGQNSFRSQTNLAELDLSENRMVWVSPEVFRSLSSPKIRLHGNPWNCLCETEDFVASLKDLWSRFVLDRETEVTCENPPSLRGRPVWNVTVCVTPPTPRPPSGTLHPNPTDGLTTSSTSSAKVVTTLLSRPASQTETSVLPKATDAPLTLTSLTATLQQPTSETKPTAVILTAEETVSLQPPSYAPTPMTYLTSPPSPPSRTETFVHPKPTGSITHTGVTETCVNSEPPSETNTVSTLVVVIAALCVLLFVVCFLVVLHRRKHQNKTVIPARPKEEGNMMEEDGGWSHGHSEERHPEMAWRRHFTGVRAKSANAVLLTSPVCVKDDVTFQKETQGQSEGTEIQAEGKQRLAHGTEGAESLSNTNAIMEKQEKQGDGRNGDENPHCGTVNTETVPYLSIGTNPDELNKHSSDTSGHRSLTFMARISTWPPTATQWQARCKMQEGEERRTDVFTVWAENERLKFLNEAKKSVNKVEHPCGPAQGQMEDEIQRNQTEDLQPAPTNASPATKHTQSSKPKKKTTSVSEAQTQEEIQEEVIHDPATESETKTLNQKKPGDNPDLEPANKSIKKSSNKAEQRNEPKPATGSTGSKGPSGGASPDDETLLSGNEFAFMDLLHEVVQNNGRWTRERWKQIHVDKR
- the LOC113138349 gene encoding uncharacterized protein LOC113138349 isoform X1, which translates into the protein MVTTTVVAAVTLLLVNVQTGQSCVGEGHILICRDIPSYFSPGYSTLLIHLNNMGEINSTVFRSNNLSSVTRLRIDSAGVTRIAEGAFISFQNLTTLSLQANRVTQINPKWFGQRGVLTELILTDNHIEDLNELMLKGLSSLTKLSLNKNRIRSIGQNSFRSQTNLAELDLSENRMVWVSPEVFRSLSSPKIRLHGNPWNCLCETEDFVASLKDLWSRFVLDRETEVTCENPPSLRGRPVWNVTVCVTPPTPRPPSGTLHPNPTDGLTTSSTSSAKVVTTLLSRPASQTETSVLPKATDAPLTLTSLTGTCGSSTGNSVELKVLLNLCSVSLLFSLATLQQPTSETKPTAVILTAEETVSLQPPSYAPTPMTYLTSPPSPPSRTETFVHPKPTGSITHTGVTETCVNSEPPSETNTVSTLVVVIAALCVLLFVVCFLVVLHRRKHQNKTVIPARPKEEGNMMEEDGGWSHGHSEERHPEMAWRRHFTGVRAKSANAVLLTSPVCVKDDVTFQKETQGQSEGTEIQAEGKQRLAHGTEGAESLSNTNAIMEKQEKQGDGRNGDENPHCGTVNTETVPYLSIGTNPDELNKHSSDTSGHRSLTFMARISTWPPTATQWQARCKMQEGEERRTDVFTVWAENERLKFLNEAKKSVNKVEHPCGPAQGQMEDEIQRNQTEDLQPAPTNASPATKHTQSSKPKKKTTSVSEAQTQEEIQEEVIHDPATESETKTLNQKKPGDNPDLEPANKSIKKSSNKAEQRNEPKPATGSTGSKGPSGGASPDDETLLSGNEFAFMDLLHEVVQNNGRWTRERWKQIHVDKR